The window AACCATCATTTCCCCGTAATCCCAACTGATATGTTCCGGAATCCGGAGCTTCCAGTTTACCCGTCCAGCGAATGCTGTAGTTATCCGGCTGAAGTTTTTCAGGATCAGGAGAATATAAGGTCCATTTAAAATTGAATGGTTCATCCTGTTTTTCAAAGACCGGATTTCCTTTCAGATCCGGATTAGAAAAATAGCTTCCTTTTAATCCTTTTTTATTTTCTGAAGACAAATATTCGTTTGAAATGGTAGTAAAATCTTTTAGATTCCAATCAGTGCCTTTTGAGTAGGTGATCTCAACATTTTGGGTTTTAGCATAATTTTTAAGCCCATCCAGGATATTTACTTTCTTGTTTCCCGGTCCTGAATACCCGCCTAGTCTTGCTTCCAGAGCATCTGCGCCCACTACTAAAATCTTTTTTACATTTCCGGGAACAGGAAGCGTCTGATTATTGTTCTGAAGTAAAACAAAAGATTCGGCAGCTGCTTTTTCTGCCAAAGGCTTATGGTTAAGATTTTTCAGCGCTTCAATTTCTTTTGTTGAAACATAGGGATTTTCGAATAATCCAAGCTCGAATTTGGCTTTCAATACTCTTGAAACGGCATCATCAATTCTTTCTTTTGAGATTCTTCCATCCAAAAATGGCGGCATAAAGAGCTGGTAATGTTTATATTCCGTCTGAAAAATAACATCAAGTCCGGCATTGACAGCCTGTGCAGAGGCATCATCATAATCTTTTGCCGTAAAATGCAATACATTTGCTCCTCCTACTGCACTTGCATCACTAATGATAAAGCCTTTGAAATTCCAGTCTTTTTTTAATTTTTCTGTCAGCAGCCATTGATTGGCCGTGGAAGGTCTTCCGTCAAGCAGGTTGTAAGAGGTCATTACTGAGCGGCTTTTTCCTTTTGTAAAGGCATTGTAAAAAGGAATTAAATGGGTTTCCTCCAGATATCTTCTGCTCCAGTGAATCGGGTATGAATCTCTTCCTCCCTCTCCTACATTGGCCAAAAAGTGTTTGGGAGTGGTAATGATTCCGTTATTTTCAAATGAACTGACAAAACTTACGCCCATTACGGAAGTTAAAAAAGGATCTTCACCATAAGTTTCCTCTGTTCTTCCCCATCTCACATCACTGGCCAGGTTCACTACGGGGGTGAGAATCTGCCGGATCCCCCTCAATTTTGATTCTTTGGCAATGGCCGTTGAAACCTGAGTCATCAATTCCGGATTGAAAGTGGCTGCAAGGCCAATGGCCTGCGGAAAAGCTGTAGCTCCTTCCCTGACCAATCCGTGTAAGGCTTCATCAAAAGGAATAATGGGGATTCCCAGTCTTGATTCTTCCACAAAATACTTCTGAATAGCATTGATTTTTTTCACCAGTCTTTCAGCATCTTCATTGGCATTATATGTCAGCAGCTGCCCGGCTGCCCCGCCGCCCAGATTTCCCGCACTTACCTGCAATCCAAAAATTCCATGAGAGTACTGGCCTTTCGGGACGTTATCCAAATCTCCGGGAATCATAAAACACTGCCAGAATTTTTCTTCAGGCGTCATTCTCTTCAATAAATCCTGAACTCTGGCATCTATGGGCTGTTGGGGATCTTTATAGATTGGTTTTTGAGCAGCAATATAGACAGAGCTCAACAGGAAAATTCCTATAATTTTACATCGAAGTTTAAAACACATCTCAAGAATAATTTAGTTTAAAATGGGTTCTTTTACCTTGTGCAAAAGAGCCAAAAGTGCAGACCTGGGAATTTAATATACTATGAGCCACGAATTCAACCTATTGCATTATTTGAATCACCGTTGAATATTTTAACTGAACTCTTTCCTCAGGTAAATTAATTTCAATTGAATTCCCTGATTTTTTCCATTGGATTTGGCCTGATAATCCTAAAACTTTCAATGATTTTGGCTTAAAGTTTTCCGGAATGGGGAAAGAAAGTACTGTCGGAGCTTTATATTCTGACTGTTCGTCAAGATGAAAAACATTCACCGTATGATGGTCCTTGCTTTGGGTATAATAATAATTTCCTTCGTGGTAAGGGGGTATCGTTCGGGTTGCAAAAACGGCAGTTTGGTTTTTATCCATCCACCCGGAAATCTGCTGTAGTCTTTCATAAACGACCGGATCATAATCTCCCGTGGGTCCCGGAGCGATATTCATGAGATAATTTCCGCCCCTTGAAATGATTTTAACTAAGGTTTCAATGATCTTCTGGGAGGTTTTATAATGGTCATTCGGAACGTAAGAAAATGAATCTCCCATGGTGATGCAGCTTTCCCAAGGAATAGTAAGTGCATGCTCCGGAACGGCCTGCTCAGGAGTAACATAGTTTTCCCATTTGCCGGAAACCGTACGGTCTACAATGATGATCCCAGGCTGATTTTTTCTGGCCATAGTCCCTATTTTATCCATATCAATATCCTGTTCTACTTTAATGGTACGCTGCCATTCCACTTTAGGATCTATGGTGTGAAAAGGACGCACCCAGCCCCCATCTAACCAAAGAATATCAATTTTCCCGTAATTGGAAGTGATTTCGTTCAGCTGATTGAAGTTGAATTTTTTAAAGTTATTCCATTTTTCGGGATATTTCTTCGGATCGTAATTCACATTTCTGTCTTTTGGCGGAAAGTAAGACCACCAATAATCATCAGAATGCCAGTCGGGTTTTGAAAAATAGGCTCCTATCTTAAATCCTTCTTTTCTGAAGGTGTTAAAAATTTCTTTTGCCACATCAGATTTGGGATTTTTTGAAAAGGGTGTTTTGGGAGATGTGATTTTATAATCTGACTGCCGGGTATCAAACATGGCAAAACCATCGTGATGCTTGGTGGTAAAAACCACATATTTCATTCCGGCTTTTTTAACGGCATCAGCCCATTTTTGCGGATTGAATTGGGTTGGATTGAAAGTGGTCTGAAGATTTTCATAGTTTTTCACATATTCGTAGTAAGATTTCCCGTATTCAGGTTTTCTCTGCGTCCATGATTCATCTTCGGGGCATAGGCTCCAGCTTTCAACAATTCCCCACTGGCTGTAGGTTCCCCAATGCATAAACAGTCCGAATTTCATATCCTGCCACTGCTCCAGATTCCGGATTACCAAGGGATCTGTGGGTTGCTGATAGCCGTCAGACACATTATGAGCCTGCGAAAAGGCCATTGAACTTATCAGAAAGGAGGAAAGGAAAAAGGGTTTTATTTTGGATATCACCGGCATATGGAATAGTTTTCCGCTAATTTAATTATCCTTGGGGAAACCCACAAACATTAGGATTCCAAGAGGTTAAGAATGGCTTCATCAAATCCGGGATAGGCAAACTGAAATCCGTTCTTTATGAGTTTTTCAGGATAAACATTCCTGCTTTTTAAGAGTAATTCGGTTTCTGTATTCAGGAATAAAGATGCTATTTCCAACTGCCATACAGGTGCATTGAGTCCAAACGGTATTTTCAACTTTTTCCTCAGTTTTTTCATCATATTTTCATTGGAAAGTGGTTCCGGAGCAGTGATATTGATCACTCCTGAAATAGTCTCGCTGTTCATAACCCAGTCCACCGCTTTACAAAAATCTTGGATATGAATCCAGCTTACCATCTGATTACCCCTTCCCTGTTTTCCGCCTAAACCAAGTTTTGTTATCATTTTAAGTTTTGGAAAAGCACCCCCGTCATTCCCCAGAACAATAGAGGTACGAAGGGCAACTTTTCGTATTTCTTCATTTTTGACTGCAAAAAATTCTTTTTCCCAGCTTTTGCAGATATTCATAGAAAAGTCATCTCCTATGATGCCATTTTCTTCTGTATTGAGGTGTTTTTCAGAATGAACATAAATGGTTGCAGA of the Chryseobacterium aureum genome contains:
- a CDS encoding beta-glucosidase is translated as MCFKLRCKIIGIFLLSSVYIAAQKPIYKDPQQPIDARVQDLLKRMTPEEKFWQCFMIPGDLDNVPKGQYSHGIFGLQVSAGNLGGGAAGQLLTYNANEDAERLVKKINAIQKYFVEESRLGIPIIPFDEALHGLVREGATAFPQAIGLAATFNPELMTQVSTAIAKESKLRGIRQILTPVVNLASDVRWGRTEETYGEDPFLTSVMGVSFVSSFENNGIITTPKHFLANVGEGGRDSYPIHWSRRYLEETHLIPFYNAFTKGKSRSVMTSYNLLDGRPSTANQWLLTEKLKKDWNFKGFIISDASAVGGANVLHFTAKDYDDASAQAVNAGLDVIFQTEYKHYQLFMPPFLDGRISKERIDDAVSRVLKAKFELGLFENPYVSTKEIEALKNLNHKPLAEKAAAESFVLLQNNNQTLPVPGNVKKILVVGADALEARLGGYSGPGNKKVNILDGLKNYAKTQNVEITYSKGTDWNLKDFTTISNEYLSSENKKGLKGSYFSNPDLKGNPVFEKQDEPFNFKWTLYSPDPEKLQPDNYSIRWTGKLEAPDSGTYQLGLRGNDGFRLYLDGKLLIDRWEKLSYSTQTVEINFVKGKKYDLRIEFHENRGEANLELIWNYGLHHYQKDVDEALKLAQKADYIIITAGIHEGEFQDRSSLSLPGNQESFIHEVSKLNKPTTVVLVGGSAIKTTAWKDKVGAILDIWYPGEEAGNAVAKTLFGAENPSGKLPITFPIEEGQLPLTYNHHPTGRGNDYYDLSGEPLYPFGFGLSYTTFEISGLALNKTQYSEHDTIIAKVQVKNTGSKAGSEVVQLYVKDLLASVSRPVIELKGFQKIELKPGETKSVTIEVPVQQLQFLNEKMDWTVEKGTYRIMVGNSSKNLPLKQNIEVL
- a CDS encoding alpha-L-fucosidase; amino-acid sequence: MPVISKIKPFFLSSFLISSMAFSQAHNVSDGYQQPTDPLVIRNLEQWQDMKFGLFMHWGTYSQWGIVESWSLCPEDESWTQRKPEYGKSYYEYVKNYENLQTTFNPTQFNPQKWADAVKKAGMKYVVFTTKHHDGFAMFDTRQSDYKITSPKTPFSKNPKSDVAKEIFNTFRKEGFKIGAYFSKPDWHSDDYWWSYFPPKDRNVNYDPKKYPEKWNNFKKFNFNQLNEITSNYGKIDILWLDGGWVRPFHTIDPKVEWQRTIKVEQDIDMDKIGTMARKNQPGIIIVDRTVSGKWENYVTPEQAVPEHALTIPWESCITMGDSFSYVPNDHYKTSQKIIETLVKIISRGGNYLMNIAPGPTGDYDPVVYERLQQISGWMDKNQTAVFATRTIPPYHEGNYYYTQSKDHHTVNVFHLDEQSEYKAPTVLSFPIPENFKPKSLKVLGLSGQIQWKKSGNSIEINLPEERVQLKYSTVIQIMQ
- a CDS encoding TIGR01777 family oxidoreductase; translation: MKIIIAGGTGFLGENLGKYFTEKGNQVYILTRNPKRKNEIYWDARTIGEWKNSLEKADVLINLTGKSVDCRYHEKNKQEIYSSRIDSTGILQKAIDQSSEKPKVWLNASSATIYVHSEKHLNTEENGIIGDDFSMNICKSWEKEFFAVKNEEIRKVALRTSIVLGNDGGAFPKLKMITKLGLGGKQGRGNQMVSWIHIQDFCKAVDWVMNSETISGVINITAPEPLSNENMMKKLRKKLKIPFGLNAPVWQLEIASLFLNTETELLLKSRNVYPEKLIKNGFQFAYPGFDEAILNLLES